From one Bombyx mori chromosome 5, ASM3026992v2 genomic stretch:
- the LOC119628569 gene encoding uncharacterized protein LOC119628569, with amino-acid sequence MVLADFLSETRRRWLKAFKLFKGNKHRKSSRNRVSPSLVRSPSYNGTVDARSEIDVHKFCGCRTSLPPLTNETSHYNSYNSSNSSRIDSLDSYRTNESRTDSAYDSARSSPARVCHATVTYFNVNDSEDSSSVRTEYTLLDDADRDLEQDESTQNIINESLELVSTL; translated from the exons ATGGTGCTTGCCGACTTTCTTTCTGAAACGAGAAGACGCTGGTTGAAG GCCTTCAAGCTATTCAAAGGCAACAAGCACCGCAAGAGCTCCCGCAACCGCGTGTCTCCCTCTCTGGTTCGCTCACCCTCGTACAACGGCACGGTCGACGCGCGCTCAGAAATAGACGTGCACAAATTCTGTGGCTGCCGAACTTCTTTACCGCCACTGACCAACGAGACCTCACACTACAACAGCTACAACAGCTCCAATAGCTCGCGGATCGACAGCCTGGATAGCTACCGGACAAACGAATCGCGAACGGATTCAGCTTATGACTCGGCCAGGAGTAGTCCGGCGCGCGTCTGTCACGCCACCGTCACGTACTTCAACGTGAACGATAGCGAGGACAGCAGCAGCGTCCGCACGGAGTACACCCTGCTCGACGACGCGGACCGCGACCTGGAACAGGACGAGAGTACGCAAAATATCATCAACGAAAGCCTGGAGCTGGTCAGTACATTATGA